The proteins below come from a single Halostagnicola larsenii XH-48 genomic window:
- a CDS encoding YihY/virulence factor BrkB family protein: MMLSSGRILAAEVAAVARERQLSVASAGLAYHSFNTLVPLVILLLVAVTVVDSLAVVLDALETATGLGGTIDRDQLAAAAGDGANRTRAALLALGIFLWSAARLFQSVNSAFTAVYGSRGSQSSLEAALSTSLVTILYAVLLTVTVAVGVALVGYLGVSVSLFFEGPLAMGVSALALMGLLFVLFVPMYYVFPHPDVSVPEILPGTAFAAATWSILAVGFRVYVSTAESVALFDVAGAILLILTWVYFGGLCLLLGAVLNAVLAGRVDPDDGWVPTSEERSTAD; encoded by the coding sequence ATGATGCTCTCGAGCGGACGGATCCTCGCCGCCGAGGTCGCGGCCGTCGCGCGCGAGCGCCAGCTCAGCGTCGCGTCTGCCGGACTGGCTTACCACTCGTTCAACACGCTCGTTCCGCTGGTGATCCTCCTGCTCGTCGCCGTCACCGTCGTCGACTCGCTCGCAGTCGTCCTCGACGCCCTCGAGACGGCGACTGGACTCGGGGGGACGATCGACCGGGACCAACTCGCAGCGGCCGCCGGCGACGGCGCGAACCGAACCCGGGCGGCGCTGCTCGCACTCGGGATCTTTCTCTGGAGCGCGGCGCGTCTGTTTCAGTCCGTCAATAGCGCGTTTACCGCCGTCTACGGATCGAGGGGATCCCAGTCGTCGCTCGAGGCCGCCCTCTCGACGTCGCTCGTGACGATCCTTTACGCGGTCTTGCTGACTGTGACCGTCGCGGTCGGCGTCGCGCTCGTTGGCTATCTCGGAGTCAGCGTGTCGCTCTTTTTCGAGGGGCCGCTCGCGATGGGTGTGAGTGCACTCGCCTTGATGGGGCTGCTGTTCGTCCTGTTCGTCCCCATGTACTACGTCTTCCCCCATCCCGACGTTTCGGTTCCCGAAATCCTCCCCGGAACGGCGTTCGCCGCCGCGACGTGGTCGATCCTGGCCGTCGGTTTTCGCGTCTACGTGTCGACAGCCGAGAGCGTCGCGCTGTTCGACGTCGCCGGTGCGATCTTGTTGATCCTGACGTGGGTCTACTTCGGCGGGCTCTGTCTGCTTCTCGGTGCGGTGCTCAACGCGGTACTCGCGGGTCGCGTGGATCCGGACGACGGCTGGGTTCCGACGTCCGAGGAACGCTCGACCGCCGATTGA
- a CDS encoding DUF2196 domain-containing protein → MSTERPTAEELRQGMTVEIVQEDADVQSTDEEPIHGEVGTVYGDEPDGPRVKLKSGVVGHVQSVVADE, encoded by the coding sequence ATGTCTACCGAACGACCAACCGCCGAGGAACTCCGACAGGGAATGACCGTCGAGATCGTTCAGGAAGACGCGGACGTTCAATCGACCGACGAAGAACCGATTCACGGCGAAGTCGGCACGGTCTACGGCGACGAGCCTGACGGCCCCCGCGTCAAACTGAAAAGCGGCGTCGTCGGCCACGTTCAGTCGGTCGTCGCCGACGAGTAG
- the msrB gene encoding peptide-methionine (R)-S-oxide reductase MsrB, with the protein MDPETDTPSSGESSTERGSDSAEKSDAEWREELTDEQYRILREAGTEPAFSGEFVDHKADGRYTCAGCGATLFDSDTKFESGCGWPSFYDVDDARVTTHVDTSHGMRRTEVRCANCDGHLGHVFEDGPEPTGKRFCINSAALEFDDE; encoded by the coding sequence ATGGACCCAGAGACTGACACACCCTCGAGCGGCGAGTCGTCGACCGAGCGCGGATCCGACTCGGCCGAAAAGAGCGACGCGGAGTGGCGCGAGGAGCTAACTGACGAACAGTATCGGATTCTCCGCGAGGCCGGAACGGAACCGGCGTTCAGCGGCGAATTTGTCGATCACAAAGCCGACGGCCGCTACACCTGCGCCGGCTGTGGGGCGACGCTGTTCGACTCCGACACCAAGTTCGAATCCGGCTGTGGCTGGCCCAGTTTCTACGACGTCGACGACGCCCGAGTGACTACACACGTCGATACCAGCCACGGCATGCGCCGAACGGAAGTCCGCTGTGCGAACTGCGACGGCCACCTCGGTCACGTCTTCGAGGACGGTCCCGAACCGACCGGCAAGCGCTTTTGTATCAACTCGGCGGCCCTCGAGTTCGACGACGAGTAG
- a CDS encoding ornithine cyclodeaminase, which translates to MTVMRTVELEGHIIDSGAMGRCFGVVMDLGGEFEVEEFDVGRHKHAETYCRMRVSAESADDLRAILHELNQNGATVADPRDATLEAAPDEQVVPAEFYSTTNHPTFVRVDGSWVEVSDPEMDCALVVDRTEDDPVVRTKVLNAIEKGDLVVTGETGIRVEPPERPRNGGSSFGFMQGGVSSERPSASLIEEIADEMRAVRDEDGTVLVVCGPAIVHSGGRDALAELVREGYVDALSAGNGFAVHDLERNLYGTSLGVDTESLEHPRKGHKHHIYTISEIGRVGGIEAAVEAEIVDGGVMYQCIRNDVPYVLAGSIRDDGPLPDTITDAIEAQDAIREQAREADLVLMLSTLLHSVAVGNCLPSTTKTVCVDINPATVTQLLDRGSAQAIGMVTDIGTFVPMLADELLEAHR; encoded by the coding sequence ATGACAGTCATGCGAACGGTCGAACTCGAGGGCCACATCATCGACTCGGGAGCGATGGGGCGGTGTTTCGGCGTCGTCATGGATCTAGGCGGTGAGTTCGAGGTCGAAGAGTTCGACGTGGGTCGGCACAAACACGCCGAGACGTATTGTCGCATGCGAGTGTCCGCGGAGTCCGCAGACGACCTCCGGGCGATTCTCCACGAGCTGAACCAAAACGGCGCGACGGTCGCCGATCCGCGGGACGCGACATTAGAGGCCGCGCCGGACGAGCAGGTCGTCCCCGCGGAGTTCTACTCGACGACGAACCACCCGACGTTCGTCCGCGTCGACGGCTCGTGGGTCGAGGTGTCGGACCCCGAGATGGACTGCGCGCTCGTCGTCGACCGAACCGAGGACGACCCCGTCGTCCGCACGAAGGTTCTCAACGCTATCGAGAAAGGCGATCTCGTGGTCACCGGCGAAACCGGGATCAGGGTCGAACCGCCCGAGCGCCCCCGAAACGGAGGGAGTTCCTTCGGCTTCATGCAAGGCGGCGTCTCGAGCGAGCGCCCCTCCGCCTCGCTGATCGAAGAGATCGCAGACGAGATGCGTGCGGTTCGAGATGAGGATGGCACCGTCCTCGTCGTCTGCGGGCCGGCGATCGTCCACTCCGGCGGCCGAGACGCGCTCGCGGAGCTGGTTCGCGAGGGGTACGTCGACGCCCTGAGCGCGGGAAACGGCTTCGCGGTGCACGACTTAGAGCGGAACCTCTACGGAACCTCCCTCGGCGTCGACACGGAGTCGCTCGAGCACCCGCGAAAGGGACACAAACACCACATCTACACGATCAGCGAGATCGGCCGCGTCGGCGGAATCGAGGCGGCCGTCGAGGCGGAAATCGTCGACGGTGGCGTGATGTACCAGTGTATCCGAAACGACGTTCCCTACGTGCTCGCGGGATCGATCCGCGACGACGGGCCGCTCCCGGACACGATCACCGACGCGATCGAAGCCCAGGACGCGATCCGCGAGCAGGCCCGCGAGGCAGATCTCGTGTTGATGCTCTCGACGCTGCTCCACTCCGTCGCGGTGGGGAACTGCCTCCCGTCGACGACCAAAACCGTCTGCGTCGACATCAACCCCGCGACGGTCACGCAACTGCTCGACCGCGGGAGCGCCCAGGCGATCGGCATGGTCACCGACATCGGGACGTTCGTTCCCATGCTCGCCGACGAACTGCTCGAGGCCCACCGATAG
- a CDS encoding methyl-accepting chemotaxis protein translates to MEFITRKLTLDRFDLGPKLILAFVLVALVVGATGFVGYIGLETVDEEAHLIAEDGQKMDDATGMSLAIEQQQNSIYAAQLGETEAEQEFEQAAALFSERSQAIEDASLSDEQQTELETLQSNHEEYQSVGEEFFVASQDGDEALANEKAAEMDTLRIEIEESATSIEESAQADMEEQVAIADTVTQQTQMELAGLTLGAFLLALGIGLFVSRRITPPIKQLSEAAVAISEGDLDTDLDDHVENDEIGRMVDAFKTMQQNLRDVIADLNGVSTNLRSGQLEQDVDTNYPGTYGDVMQTLEEGTTQLTGSFDAIQDVSDDLRTGQLDQEVNTDRPGQYGAVLENLSAGTTQLEESFAQISTASEGLKRGHIDQTFETDFPGDYGDVLGNLESGATQLADSFAQISAVSEALEEGNLNQTIETDYPGDYGEVLDALESSIIQMNTSIRSVQEIADEVATSSEQVSSSTEEIETASDEVAVSVQEISQGADEQSENLQQVAAEMNDVSATIEEIAASADDVASTASIAVETGETGRAYASEATDEIHVIEDRTDEVVSQVQALDTEMEEIGGIIELISEIAEQTNILAINASIEAANAGESGDGFAVVANEIKSLAEDAARATTEIEDRILEIQSTTNETVDGMQEMSERVENGAETIEDTIEMFDEIADAIEEVEGGVTEISTATEDQADSTEEVVSMVHQVADVSQQTASEASNVSAATEEQASALSEAAGNIQHLSKLAEDLHDHVSTFEAGEAHQASRTATSKAARHSLTADGGTRTT, encoded by the coding sequence ATGGAATTTATAACCAGAAAATTAACACTTGACAGATTCGACCTCGGGCCGAAGCTCATACTTGCGTTTGTTCTTGTTGCACTCGTCGTTGGCGCAACCGGTTTTGTTGGCTATATAGGACTTGAGACGGTTGATGAAGAGGCACACCTAATTGCTGAGGATGGCCAAAAAATGGATGACGCAACGGGAATGTCCCTCGCCATTGAACAACAGCAAAACTCGATATATGCGGCACAACTCGGGGAAACAGAGGCCGAGCAGGAATTCGAGCAAGCAGCAGCGCTGTTTAGCGAGCGATCACAAGCAATAGAAGATGCGTCTCTATCTGATGAACAACAAACCGAGTTAGAAACGCTCCAATCGAACCACGAGGAGTATCAGTCAGTCGGTGAGGAATTCTTTGTTGCTTCTCAGGATGGCGATGAAGCGCTTGCCAACGAGAAGGCAGCGGAAATGGATACGCTACGAATTGAGATAGAAGAATCAGCGACTTCTATCGAAGAATCAGCACAGGCTGACATGGAAGAACAGGTTGCAATTGCCGATACGGTTACACAACAGACGCAAATGGAACTTGCCGGTTTAACCCTCGGTGCGTTCTTACTAGCGCTTGGGATTGGCCTGTTCGTTTCTCGACGTATCACGCCACCCATCAAACAGCTTTCCGAGGCTGCTGTAGCTATCAGCGAGGGCGACCTCGATACCGATCTTGACGATCACGTAGAGAACGACGAAATCGGTCGAATGGTCGATGCGTTCAAAACTATGCAGCAAAACCTCCGTGACGTGATTGCGGATCTCAACGGTGTCAGTACGAATCTTCGATCCGGTCAACTCGAGCAGGACGTCGACACGAACTATCCCGGTACCTACGGAGATGTTATGCAAACACTCGAGGAGGGGACGACCCAGCTGACCGGCAGTTTCGACGCAATACAGGACGTCAGTGACGATCTTCGTACGGGGCAACTCGATCAGGAGGTCAACACTGATCGCCCTGGACAGTATGGTGCCGTTCTGGAGAACCTCTCGGCGGGGACGACACAACTCGAAGAAAGCTTTGCACAGATCTCGACGGCTAGCGAGGGACTCAAACGGGGACATATCGACCAAACTTTCGAGACTGACTTCCCGGGTGACTACGGCGACGTGCTGGGTAACCTCGAATCAGGGGCGACTCAACTCGCCGATAGCTTCGCGCAAATATCGGCCGTGAGCGAAGCCCTCGAGGAAGGGAATCTCAATCAGACTATCGAGACGGACTATCCTGGAGACTATGGAGAGGTACTAGACGCTCTCGAGAGTAGCATCATTCAGATGAACACTAGCATTCGATCCGTACAAGAGATCGCCGACGAGGTTGCGACCTCGAGCGAGCAAGTATCTTCGAGTACAGAAGAGATCGAAACAGCAAGCGACGAAGTAGCCGTTTCTGTTCAAGAAATATCGCAGGGGGCAGACGAACAAAGCGAGAACCTTCAGCAGGTCGCTGCCGAAATGAACGATGTATCCGCAACGATCGAGGAGATAGCGGCATCGGCCGACGACGTCGCTTCGACGGCATCGATTGCCGTCGAAACCGGTGAAACGGGAAGAGCATACGCCTCCGAGGCGACTGATGAAATCCACGTCATCGAAGACCGAACGGACGAAGTCGTTTCACAGGTACAGGCCCTCGATACCGAGATGGAAGAGATCGGCGGAATCATCGAACTGATCTCCGAAATTGCCGAGCAAACGAATATACTCGCGATCAATGCCTCCATAGAGGCCGCTAATGCTGGTGAGTCCGGTGACGGGTTTGCCGTCGTCGCTAACGAGATCAAGTCGCTAGCTGAGGATGCTGCACGGGCTACAACCGAAATCGAAGATCGAATTCTGGAAATTCAGTCGACTACGAACGAAACCGTCGATGGTATGCAGGAGATGAGCGAGCGGGTCGAGAACGGAGCAGAAACAATCGAAGACACGATCGAAATGTTCGATGAAATAGCGGATGCGATCGAAGAAGTGGAAGGAGGGGTCACAGAGATCAGTACGGCTACTGAGGATCAGGCGGACTCCACGGAAGAAGTCGTTTCGATGGTCCATCAAGTCGCTGACGTTAGCCAGCAGACCGCTTCGGAAGCGAGCAACGTATCGGCAGCAACCGAAGAACAGGCATCGGCACTCTCAGAAGCTGCTGGAAACATCCAACATCTCTCGAAACTTGCCGAGGATCTTCACGATCACGTTTCTACTTTCGAAGCAGGCGAGGCTCATCAGGCTTCCAGAACGGCGACATCGAAAGCGGCTCGTCACTCTCTCACAGCAGATGGTGGAACCAGAACGACCTAA
- a CDS encoding phytoene/squalene synthase family protein, with translation MQQEHIQTGKAIQKRTGKTFYLATRFLPERVRHATHVLYAFFRIADEVVDDANGAPPAEQAARLESLRAQALGEQPPEDDVLIAFDQLRDRYDIADREIDVFIDAMKTDIETNRYERYADLEAYMRGSAASVGVMMTAIMEPDEPDLARPHAVKLGEAFQMTNFLRDVREDVLERDRIYLPLESLREHGVDQGAVENLAFSDAFASVMQSELKRTERLYREGVAGIRYLPKDCQLPVLLAAVLYAEHHRVIRAQDYDVLNREPSLSPSRKLWCLARTRWHWHWNRDPEAVFKRVSAVPPSETGQHGPGHGERVPMR, from the coding sequence ATGCAACAGGAACACATCCAGACGGGCAAGGCGATTCAGAAACGAACCGGGAAGACGTTCTATCTCGCGACCCGGTTTCTCCCCGAGCGCGTTCGCCACGCCACGCACGTCCTCTACGCCTTCTTTCGGATCGCCGACGAGGTCGTCGACGACGCGAACGGCGCGCCGCCTGCCGAACAGGCCGCTCGCCTCGAGTCGTTACGAGCACAGGCTCTCGGCGAACAGCCCCCAGAAGACGACGTGCTCATCGCGTTCGATCAGCTTCGCGACCGGTACGATATCGCCGATCGGGAGATCGACGTCTTCATCGACGCGATGAAGACCGACATCGAGACGAACCGCTACGAGCGCTACGCCGATCTCGAGGCGTACATGCGCGGTTCGGCCGCGTCGGTCGGCGTGATGATGACGGCGATTATGGAACCCGACGAACCCGACCTCGCCCGCCCCCACGCGGTAAAACTCGGCGAGGCGTTCCAGATGACCAACTTCCTGCGCGACGTTCGCGAGGACGTTCTCGAGCGGGATCGGATCTACCTCCCGCTCGAGAGCCTCCGCGAGCACGGCGTCGATCAGGGGGCGGTCGAGAACCTCGCGTTCTCGGACGCGTTCGCGTCGGTGATGCAGTCGGAACTCAAACGAACGGAACGACTCTATCGCGAGGGCGTCGCGGGAATCAGATACCTGCCGAAAGACTGCCAGTTGCCGGTGTTGCTCGCGGCAGTGTTGTACGCCGAACACCACCGCGTGATCCGGGCACAGGACTACGACGTGTTGAACCGGGAACCGTCACTTTCGCCGTCGCGAAAACTGTGGTGTCTCGCCAGAACGCGTTGGCACTGGCACTGGAATCGTGATCCGGAAGCCGTCTTCAAGCGCGTTTCGGCGGTTCCGCCGAGCGAAACCGGCCAGCACGGACCCGGTCACGGGGAGCGCGTACCGATGCGGTGA